From the genome of Methanobrevibacter wolinii SH:
ATTCTTTTATCTTTAATTATTAGATATTAAAAAATATTTTATAATAAATTATTTTATGTAAAATTTAATTATATTTCTAGTCTACATTATATGATTGATGTATTGAGATTTATTTTATTAAATCTTATAAAGTTTTAAGTGAATTTATTTACTAGGTGACTTAATGAAAACTAAAATTGGTTTTTATAGAAAAGAGTTAGGATTAAGTCAACAAGAACTAGCTGATAAAGTAGGTGTTACAAGACAAACTATTAATGCTCTAGAAAATGGAAGATATAATCCTTCACTTCTTGTTGCTTATAATATAACTAAAATATTAAAATGTGAACATATTGAAGATGTTTTCATATTAGATGAGAATAATGGGGAGTAATTTTTTATGATATTAGATATTTATAAAGATTCATTAGAATATGGGGTTAAAGATGTTAAAAACCTTGTAATAATGGGTGTAATGGGTTTATTTGGATTTTTAATAATACCTGCTATTATGTTAGAAGGATATTCATATAGAGTAATTCAAACTGCAACTCATGGTATGATTAATGGTAATGAACCATTGCCAGATTTTAGTAATTGGAAAAAAATGATTATTGATGGACTTAAAGTTATAGTTACTAAAATTGTATATAATATTATTCCAATTATATTAACTATACTTGCATTTAGATATAATTTTGCTATAATTATAGCAGCAATTATTACATTTATTATATTTGATATGCTTTCAATGGTTGCAATTGCTCATATGTCTGTAAATGATGATTCTCTTAGATCTGCATTTGATTTTGAAGAAGTATTTAATGTATTTAAATCTATTGGTGTACTTAGATATTTAGGGTTTTATCTTGGTTTAATTGTTTTAGATTCTGTTATTATTGGAATATTCTGTGCAGTTTTATTAATATTATTAGCAGTATGTTTAGGTATATCCTCTTTAGGAGGAATATTTAATCCAGGAAGTGTTATTGCAGTAAGTATTTTAATCATTCTTTTATTAGCATTTTCTTTTATTATTCAACCATATATTACTATGATTAATAGTAGAGCAACTGGTTTAGTTTATAATATTAGATAGTTATAAGATTTATTAAGTACTTCTTATCATATTAAAACTAAATTTTAATATGATTTCTTTTTTTAATTATTTTTTAATAATGTATTGAGTTTTTATTTTTAAAATTAGCAATTTTTTATTAATTATTATTATTATTTTTAATACTTATTAAAAAATTTATTTAAAATCCTTTTTTATAATGGTATAATGGATATTTATACTTAGAAATTAAATTTAAGAAAGTTTTTTTAAAATTAAGCTGCTAAAAACTATTT
Proteins encoded in this window:
- a CDS encoding helix-turn-helix transcriptional regulator — its product is MKTKIGFYRKELGLSQQELADKVGVTRQTINALENGRYNPSLLVAYNITKILKCEHIEDVFILDENNGE
- a CDS encoding DUF4013 domain-containing protein, yielding MILDIYKDSLEYGVKDVKNLVIMGVMGLFGFLIIPAIMLEGYSYRVIQTATHGMINGNEPLPDFSNWKKMIIDGLKVIVTKIVYNIIPIILTILAFRYNFAIIIAAIITFIIFDMLSMVAIAHMSVNDDSLRSAFDFEEVFNVFKSIGVLRYLGFYLGLIVLDSVIIGIFCAVLLILLAVCLGISSLGGIFNPGSVIAVSILIILLLAFSFIIQPYITMINSRATGLVYNIR